The window ATAGTTACATCTATTTGTTCCTAAACCCTTtattaaaaagtcattattaaAAAAGCCATAAGAAAATTTTGAAGAAAAACATAGTTGGAAAATGCAGATGGAAAAGAAACAATTATCTGTGTAAGAGCACCTCCAGGCTTCCTTTAGGGCAGTACTCGGTAAGAATGAAGGGCTGAGGGGTCTCCAGGGCCGCTCCAATAAATTTACAAAGGTTATAATGGGTCGAATCTCTGCACTGAAGACACATAGGTACTGATTGAGGTACATCATATCACTAAcatattgtataaaaatgtaatgcatttgtcAATGTATTGAGCAGAGTTTACATGTTTGAGTTCCGCCAACAGCTCACTGCTTAGATGAGTGCTTCTTAAATTCAGAAAGCAAACAGAACAAATTGTCccctgaaggagagagagagaaaaatttaATTAACTATGAATCGTTTTATTGGGCAACTAAATCATGCCCAGTTTTTGTAGCATAAATTGTCTTCTACGTTATGTTGGAATGCAGTGACGTAAATGTGTAAACACTAAGATCACAAATATTGCACTTTGTAGACTGCAGTTCTGTGTGCTGATGGCTTGTCTTGCATGCTGCAAATTATAGACTCCAAAGAAGCCTGAATGGGTTTGGATCTGTGGGACTGAACAACAAAAGAGGAGAATCTAGATGTAATAGATTCATTCATAGTGCATGTAGCAAATCCATCCAAACAACCCACAATTAAAACAGTAATGATAAGGAGGTAGAATTGGTTATCTCTTTACATGACAGTGTCTATGACATTGTTAATTATATCATTTCTGCCTCACAGTTGCTATTATGTTCTTGCattacaaaataaagtaaattgttGGCCAGAATAATTACTTAATcatcttaaaatgcattaaatcctCTTAAAACCTTTGCTGGCAAGGTTGAGGAGTGATGCGGCATCATTATGACATCATCAGCATTGACTGTCCACAGCATCTTGGAGGCGTCCTCCTGGAGTTTGAACTTCCTGGTAATAAATATCAGTTTAATCTGAAGACTGTAGAAAATCTAAGACCGTATTTCTACAAAGCCaatgaaatactgagaaaaactgAAGAACAGCAGTGGAGCTGATTGAATAAGGCTTGCATTTTTGGGCATCAGCTCTAACATTTCAGCTGAATTTAGTCTGGCATTCATGAACTATAAAATCAACAGAATGTTTCAACATAATTGCAGTATAACATGCAAATcttacatccaaaataaatgaaaacggTGTAACTAGCTCAAACAAATCTCttgggaagtaaaaaaaaaaaaaaaaaagtataggcATTGCACTTATGCAAAAGACCACATTTCTACGCTTGATTCGGCATTGTTAATGTTTAAGAGCTGTTAAAAATACACACTTGAACTATATTACCTGTATAAAACACAGACTGCAAGGGTCCCTGCGGCCACCAAGCCAACAATAATCCCCAAAGCAATCAAGAATTTTCTCtctgtaaataaaacacacacatttacgaTCTGCTGGGTGATTAGCACTCACTTGGTGTCAAAATGCAACTATGTCCATTTATAGAATTATGATACAGCAAAACTGGAAGCCACCAAGGGTAATTCTGTAGGAATGCAATATGAAACAGTCACATCCAGTCAcctttaataaaagtattatatcGGGTTGCATAAGTCTGTCCAGACTTTTATTACTTCGACCTGTTAGCTTGAGGGATATTCAGTCAGTGAATAGCTGAGAAATCTATATTGCCACTGAGTTGGACATTTGGTTCTTGCAGGCACTGGTACATTATTCAAGATTTTTCTTTTCCCCCATTTTTTAATCAAAGATAGGGTATGGGGCAATGccaaaaaaagatgaaaatgaagGGGTGAGAAACCAAGGGATGAGTGGTTCTGTGTGGATGAACTAATGTATGGAGCAAAGTTGAGTATCTGGTGCCCCCTACTGGAAACAAAGTGACTGTACTATGGCCTTTAACTGGCCCCTTGAAAGAGCTGATAAGCAGAAGTGCATGAACATGCTTCCATTCCTCATATCATGCTCCTGTGTGTTATTAGCACACCtttaaaattaatgaatgatGGGAAGTAAAATGCATCAAACCTAGAGGCAATGAAAGTCCAAATACCAACACATCATTGAAAACTGTGCCTCTGCCACGGACTTGACATTTCACAAGTGTCTCGAAATGTGCAAGGtgttatgtaatataattttgcagAATTGTTGCCAGTAATGTTTTTCCGATGAGGGCGGGTTGCCCAATACCTAGATTGATGCAGAGTTCTCCTTGAAAGCCACAGTCTGGAGAGTCTTTGGGAGGAGTTGTCCGTCCTCCAGGCCACTTGATTTGAACCCCTTGTACTGCCTTATAAGTCCCAAAATAGTTTGCAATGACCTGTGTGGAGAACCCTAGAGTATGACTCATTTGACAAATCTAATTCCGAATAGCAGAGCAGTTTTCAGATGGCTTACACTGGTTCGTTCTAAATAATAAGCATATGTTAGTTGCTCACCTGACACTGGTTATTAACGCCTTGGAATTGTTTCATCATGTAATTTAACTCACGGTCTCCACTCGCATCAATAGTTACATCTCCTTGAATCCctatttaacaaaaaccaaaaGCAGAAATATGCTTCTTTTAACtcatattatataacataatacaGCATTGCATGGGCACATGTAATCTTAAATCCAGTTGGTAATCACTGGATATATTTTAAGCTCTTCAAACCTGTAATGGTTCTGTTCCACATTCGTCTAGTGATGGCTAAGCCGTCATATGGGTTTTCTTTTTCTGCCAAAGTTTTGTTTAATGTCTGGGCATACAGCCAGACACTATCATGGGCTATGGCTGCTAGGAATGACACCTGTGGAAATAAAACAGTTGAACTCATAATGAAGTAACCTAAAAGTTGTGCCATCACATGGCTTTCCATCAATTCAGCCACATGCCCACGCACCAAAATTCAGATGTGGTATCATTGACAATAAACTCTATCATTGTAAATATGCATACTAAAAGCAAACCTTTTCATTAGTAGCATATGTATAGCCAAAGTCTATTTTGGACCTTCTGATGACATTCTCTGAGAAGGCCTGATACCGTTTATCACTGGGTTTATACAGAGACAGGAAAAACAGAGCCTGATAAGCTTGCTTGACTACTGAGTCATATCCATCACCTGAGAAAGAAGAAAACCATGCATTATAAATAGAAAATGACATCATGTCTCATTTTATGAGCAGAGTCATTGATTTTGTGGTTATGTAATACACACCTTGTTTCCAGTCAAAACTGCCAAATAGCACCTTTTGCTTGTATGGCTCGAAGCAAAAGAAAACGAAATCTCCGTTGGTGAGGCCTTTCTTGTGAGCTTCAATTAGCAAACTGCGGACCACCTTGCCATGTGCTGATATCACAATAACTGGATATAGGCAAAAGGACACAAACAATAGCTTCATTGATTAGTTCCTCACAGATTTTGGGAGAACAAATTTGCATCAGAcgggattttttttcttactgcGAGAGACTCGTGCCACCTCAGTTAAGACCCAGGACCAGGTCGACAAGGACCCTTGAGAAAGAGAGCCATGGATTTCTTGATACTTGGCCACTGTGATGTTATTGTGCTCCGCTTGATACCTTTCGAAAAAAGTTCTAAGATGAGCTTCTTGACTTCATAATAGCAACTATAtttcacatctaaaaaactgtacatttatatGCAAACTGTAAACAAACCAGTACAGTTTCCTTTCTACTTggtgcaacattttttttgtacttaatatataattatatatacttttatactatatactaatatatacttACATACTTAAAAATCACTTTACCATTAaacttactatttatttatttacatacatgccatttataataaatgtcaattaacaTAGATTTTCCACCTCTCAGTTTCGAGGAATATTACATACCTGATCCCCTCGGCAGAAATAGCCCAGATCTGTTTAATGTCATACACAATACTGATGCGCTGCCAGCCAAACTGCTTACAGATTTCCACAAAGAAAGCCCCTAGTTTAGTAAAAGGTCCAAACACTCTTGTTAAGGTCGGATAGTCCTGAATGACAAGGGGCCAAGAGAAAAAGACATTTAGCAACTTAAAAGCAAAGTGCATTTTCAGATATAAgtgaaacaaaacattaaaacggACCTTCTTATCTAGAAACTGTTGATCAGCACATACTGGACTGATGACAGCAATGTTCCAATAAGCTGCTAGTTTAGCAGTCACTGCGCAGACCTTAAATAAGAATTAGCAACAGATGATAACGCTCCATTTCCTACTCAATGAACATTTGATAGTCCTTCGTCTTGTAATGATGATATCTTGTGACAAATGAGATTATAACGACTTTTGTAATTACTTTTTGATAGCCCTTCATGCGTTAAAAGTCAATTTTATCAGCTTTAATTGGAACTGTGTGCTTGTAGAAAACTGATACCTTAATTTGGAAGTCTATTGTCTGAGTAATGATAAAATGAGTGATTGTTATCTTTGACCCGTTCCGTTTAAACTACGTTAcgctgtattttaaatatttatttgttttgaccTTCAGCTGTCTTGGAAGTGAAGCTAATACAACCACGTACATTTGAGCAAGAAGGTCCGATGAAAGCACTGTATTTGTGTTTATGGTAAAGCGCCACAATTTTCCCAGGGCCACGCAGATCATTGCATTCATCGTCCACATAATGGTAATCCAGATGATGACCTGCCATGAATAATTCAACAACATATAACATTAAGGATGATATGTAAATATATCGTGCATCTTCCTCTTCTGCTTGGTACAAATAGCTCACTGACCTCGCAGAAGGTCCGGACTGCTGTTTACAGAACTGATAGCGATAAGAGCGCCAGCCCCAATCCGACCAATACTGAAAGGAATGGAGGTGTTTGGCATCGAGATCAACAAGGTGAATCTATCACCCAGACTGAGAGGAACCAGGGTCATCAAAAAGAGCAGTGAGCCAGGAAGACTCTCGAAGTGCTTCATTACCTCTAAATGGCATATTAGTACaaatttgtattcatattttacaataaacacacacacacacacacaaacatatatatatatatatatatatatatatatacggtgtataaatatatttgtttgaataGCTTCTAATTGTAGTGGATAAATCCCATGTGCTATGCATACTAAATAAGCCtgtaaaattgttaaattaaattacttacCACTCGTTCCGAAAGAATAATTCCCGCTTCAACACAGAGTTTgaacaaaataagtaaaaaactgatttttttaaaaagggaCCTTGCTTTAGAAACTGCATGTAGCGCGGATGGGCAAAATATCCAGTGGCAGACTGTGGCCATATGGTTTTGCTCTGAATCCAGCCATCCACGACAGTGATCTCCCCAGAGTGACTGTAAATCAAGGGTCTCACATTAATACTGCTCTGTATCTCAAGCTCTGGTGTTCCTCTGACATTTGTTTATAGCTAAACAAACATATGAGTAAACACTGGTCTACAGATGTTGTTGTGAATTCTCATGTCCATGAGGTCTGAAAAATCATGTCCTTCTGTCAATGCTTTGAGTGATACTGTAGCAATGGTTCTGTTTACATGCATAAGGGCTCTTTTCAAAAGTGCTTGTAAGAATAAACAAGGATCTGTACATATTAAATGATGACATGGATGTAAGCTTCTGAAATAAACTTGTATTTTCGCATGTTTGCCAACGTTCTGTGTTTCGATGAAGAATAGAAAGAAAGAATGTAATTAAGAATCATAGCACGAGAATCAGCTAGGTCAGGAAGAAGAGGTCAAAAGGTTAAATTATAAATAAGATTGTGTCATCCCCTTGCACACTGGCACTGGAGGCTTCTCATATCGTGGGAATGCCCTCTAGTGTGTCTGTCAGTTTCACAGGTCAGAAACATTTGAAACCTTTCTCAGTGAAAAGAAGTTGAACAACATGAGAGAAAGATAAATGTTGTGGTCATTTTCTACCAAAATATGTCTTCCATCAAAATCTGTATTGGGGTTAGTTTGTATCACTGCACGAATACACAGGGTAATAAAAATAGCACAGGAATAGTGGAGAGACttttctgcttaaaaaaaaaaaaaaaagctttcataaTCTGGAATTTTATAGTTAGCataaatttacatttgaaaaaaatatataaactatatactaCATTAaacatccatttaaaaaatataaatatatatgtgcccaATATATGATACTTTAAAAGCATAAatctttttaaacagttttttagcatcccttaaaacttaatacaatattattttaatattatttactttatattaatctaacatgcatttttgtgcaatattttaatatatgagaaacatcaaataaatatattatatttatttatgtaatcatTTGTTTAAACTTTAGTTTCTGTTCACAAATAGTGATTCCAGAGTAACCTCTCGTGGCGAGAAATATTTGTAAAGGCAAAAATAGTGTCATATTCATTTTACTTGTTTGACAGAGTCTGATTGATGTTATACAAGTAGGCCTAAGAGTGATGAATAAATTTGCATTACAAGCATAAACTTTACTGATTACCACCTTTTATCACGTGATGAGCAAATACGTCATCAAATTGTTCCACCCACTGTATTTACGTGACAGTTAATTCACCTCTGTTAGCTTGCACAGCTTGtcacttgaaaaatgtaaatcttaATATAGTAGAAACAATTGAGACCGCCATTCTAGTCATTCTATGGTAAGCAGCAatctactttttaaatataatttaaacatgtaCGTGCGCAGTGTATATTGGTTATTGTATTCATGCCTCAGGGTTTTACAAATATAGGAGATAGGAAGGGGATGCATTGAAAAGTTAGGAAAACCCTTCTTGGAGATGTCGATAAGAATGGAACAAGGGCTGAAATggttcctcgagtaactcgattaaaaaaatgatCGAGGAATTCCTCTGCCTctaagcctcttttaatttattttaaagctcaCGACAAGTTCTTtcgcaattattttttaatgtgacacaacgcgtttacgtcacccacgaAGTGGAAGGAgatgcaaggagtcagcagtgtttttgCGGGCGCGGGCTGCAAAATGGAAGGGAGCGATAGCAATGACAATGGCAATGAGCAAAGAGAAACAAATAGGAGAAAACGACTCAAAATGTCCAAGGACTGGGGTCATTTCATATTGAAACataaagagaacgttgtggcgtgtgtccattgcaagataagagcgggcataccacaactagggccctatgattttcGCGATATAGAAGTCGCGGAAGGAATCACGGAATCcattcataaaaacggaatttacagtgtaacgcggaatggcacggaatttgccaaattttgaaagaattaatcaaaaataggtcattgcacttacatcaaatcacggtATGGACTaatatctatttaaatatgtctaaaaaaagtctatttaaatatgaatcctgcatgttctgcatgtctgtgttaatgaatggtgcagaagcgcggcttcattcattacacacacggaagcgcgcgtgacgctccgGGGATTTCAGCGTCTGTcatctcactaaataaggacatgaacacatgaacaacatctccagaactgcactgagagtcacttcaagagcatttgaccatttgatttgagtaaaactagcatcatacaaaactgtaaaggtattcacgtcaacctgtcaaaataaaagtctggtttaattTAAAGACAAGTGTTTGCCAAAACTTTTTTAAGGTTTAaccacacaacatttcttccttattttatttttaatggtaaatcccatttgtttacaaaaaaataaaatttgcctaattttaataattaaaagataaattaaatgtatgttttatgccttcatttttgataaccagaaaaatgctAATACACAACTGAAATTCCGTAGGGAAAAACATTTCacaaggctattttaagaaaaaaaatctaataaattaagttgtttttatgcatttaaataatgatgcatgctaaaacacagaataagGTAACAATAAACACAtatggttaataaaaaaaaaaacatttcatagatCCCTGAAaaagttttatgattttaattaattagacatgcttttttgattaatacaaCTTAGTTTAACCATGAAAAAGgagtgaaaattaaaaattaaattttcaaaaaattaaaacagacaaaaaattaaaacagaaaaaatggaatttggaaaaaaactgaaatggaattcggaaaaaaaataaaatggatttcatagggccctacacaACAGCACATCGTAAATGCTGCAGCATCTCAACAGACAACATCCACTCTACTCAGAGACCGTGGACCGTCACCCGGGACAAGGTGAATTTAATGTAGCATTAACTCAACGTGATTGCTAGTCGAGATGCTGTTAAATAAAGTATGTTAACTATGTAAGGGACAACCTACGACGGGCAGTACAATTATGTGAGAATATACCGCACACGGATACCGAAGGGCCGTTACACTACCAGATTATTTAACAGCTTAGTTTATACCATGGCTACCAAAGCAGTTAATTTACTGCCCAAAAAAGTTGTGAATGGCTTTTACGATTAAATGTACTAGATACTTTCTTTATAATGTGAAAGAATatatcattttcagtttttaaataacgttatacatttaaatttattttacccACTCAAAACATTAGCCCATGATTGTATATCGAACATTGCATCTTGCAAGTTATCGCATATCACATTTTTCTTCAATCATGCAGacataatacaaaatattctATTATTCACAACTTTTTTGATACTTTCTTTATATCATGCCTCTGAATATTCAGTTGATACTTTTGTTTGAATACTGATGGTTGAATACATGTTATAATCATGTCCCTAAACCTAATGTGCTCCAATTTGAGTCTTTGTTAATTTTAGTTTGATTGCCATGAACAGGATTTATAAATGTACAGCCATTAACTTACTGTATGATAATGATATTTTAGCTTAgtaataaatatcaataataattatttcaccTCTTTTTCAGTAAATCTTCACATCTTCGTATGGACCGATATGTGCGGACAGCTACTTCATGTTCCACTGAGCAAGCAGCTGAGTTTTCAGAGAGCATTTTAAACACGAATCTCTTGTTCCAACTTCCTATCCATGTGTTTTTGCCTCCTAAACGCTACAAAAATGCTGTCTaaatgaatggcacttaaatCATCTGTCAACTTTGTCCCTGTTCAcggtacaagtacagacagagaaacaatgggtaataattaaatgtttatttttgatgcatgcattgcattctaggcttttaaaaaaatatatgtatttttttttctaaaaaaggaaacttagttgttcattttaagagacccaagagtcttattttctcttgcatatttaatattgtactttaattaagcaaaaacaaattttatctgattactcgattaatcgatggaattttcggtagaatactcgattagtaaaatatttgatagctacagccctaaatGGAACACATGCTAACTAGCAAATAATTAAACAAGCCATGTCTAGTAATTTTCTTCCTGGCCAGAAGATGGCAGTCAATACATAAAGCTCAGAATCACTGGTTGCATTACGGAACGCCATAACCAGAAGTCCAGAGTTGTGTCCGAAACTGCTCCCTATCCACTAGTGCACTATATCgggtgtcagccattttgtagtgctgtccgaaTTCTGAGTCAACAACTTCATTCCCTACATTCGTCCAATACTTTTTACTCACAATTCAATTTGATTTAGAGTGTACAACCGATGTACACTCGCTGAAGTACTATTTCACACAATCCAAATCCGGTGAACTGGCGAGCACAAGCGAGAGCGGGAGCAAGCAAGTTTTGAATAAGAGATGCCGtgtacatctttattatttctgttttaacattttttcatacattatttatattaaaatatgttatgtaggcaataactccgtttaatattttactaatttactgaggtggcatcaCTGTTAACtaacaaaaatgataatttggtggataatttaaaTGTTCGTTAATCGCGTATTcattctgatgtaaaattaacggtGGCCTGAGGACGCTCTACAACCATCGTACCTGAGCTCAATACGCTGCTTGATCGAGTGTccagatattaaaaataataagtacATAACATTATGAACGTGTtaacaggggcgctgcacaagatcccgggccctatgcataggcagtcctaattaCCCATCCCCTCCACCCCCCTTAGGAAAAATATATACCacacttttcaagggccctctcttcctttggggccctggtaatcagtactggttttccTCAGTCCAGAGCCCCTGTgtgttaatgtgtttattttattttagtcacgTGCAGTGTATACGTCACCGTCCGAATCCATTCACTTATTTGTTCACTCCTTtctgatatagtgaactcaactgtcgtgcactatatagggattagtgaatgagtgagcgaTTTCGAACACAGCTCATGACTCATATGGAACTCAAATAGCAGACAGGAGACTGAAATTACTTATAAGCatataccatttaaaaaaatatattgccaAAAAAAATTT is drawn from Carassius gibelio isolate Cgi1373 ecotype wild population from Czech Republic chromosome B1, carGib1.2-hapl.c, whole genome shotgun sequence and contains these coding sequences:
- the LOC127949246 gene encoding atrial natriuretic peptide receptor 1 translates to MKHFESLPGSLLFLMTLVPLSLGDRFTLLISMPNTSIPFSIGRIGAGALIAISSVNSSPDLLRGHHLDYHYVDDECNDLRGPGKIVALYHKHKYSAFIGPSCSNVCAVTAKLAAYWNIAVISPVCADQQFLDKKDYPTLTRVFGPFTKLGAFFVEICKQFGWQRISIVYDIKQIWAISAEGIRYQAEHNNITVAKYQEIHGSLSQGSLSTWSWVLTEVARVSRIIVISAHGKVVRSLLIEAHKKGLTNGDFVFFCFEPYKQKVLFGSFDWKQGDGYDSVVKQAYQALFFLSLYKPSDKRYQAFSENVIRRSKIDFGYTYATNEKVSFLAAIAHDSVWLYAQTLNKTLAEKENPYDGLAITRRMWNRTITGIQGDVTIDASGDRELNYMMKQFQGVNNQCQVIANYFGTYKAVQGVQIKWPGGRTTPPKDSPDCGFQGELCINLERKFLIALGIIVGLVAAGTLAVCVLYRKFKLQEDASKMLWTVNADDVIMMPHHSSTLPAKSHRSKPIQASLESIICSMQDKPSAHRTAVYKGTICSVCFLNLRSTHLSSELLAELKHCRDSTHYNLCKFIGAALETPQPFILTEYCPKGSLEDILKNESIKLDWTFKYSLMLDIVKGMDYLHHSPLHCHGRLSSSSCVVDSRFVLKVTDFGLNAVRRSDSEQSLGFDPWTALLWRAPELLRESISANGTQKGDIYSFAIIAQEVVYRRGPFYIPNCHFSAREIVERVRARGCSPLRPHIDPSEGVEELEGIIVSCWREKPAERPDFSSLRTAIKKLCPNGGSENILDNLLSRMEQYACNLEEIVSERTAELQEEKKRAEGLLTQMLPRCVAAQLIAGKTVRAETYDCVTIYFSDIEGFTAMSASLTPMQVVNVLNDLYTYFDNIIDNHNVYKVETIGDSYMVVSGLPTRNGDDHVKEIASMSLAVVQGMRSFYSPHIPEQQLRVRIGVHSGPCVAGVVGLKMPRYCLFGDTVNTASRMETYGLPLRIHVSSSTKSLLDTFRTFRCELRGDIHIKGKGWVRTYWLLGEDY